A part of Reinekea thalattae genomic DNA contains:
- a CDS encoding helix-turn-helix domain-containing protein, with protein sequence MEFKEKLKVVCAESGISLKKISELSGINYSQLKDYNQGRKAPKIDKIKQIAAIPQLAPWRELLMEVNDLNAEESELMILIGKMKQEGREAELLQILREVQSEDDK encoded by the coding sequence ATGGAATTCAAAGAAAAATTAAAAGTGGTTTGTGCGGAATCTGGAATAAGTCTTAAGAAAATCAGTGAGTTAAGCGGTATCAACTACAGCCAACTAAAAGACTACAACCAAGGTAGAAAGGCGCCAAAAATCGACAAAATCAAACAAATAGCCGCTATTCCCCAGCTTGCGCCATGGCGTGAGTTGCTCATGGAGGTCAACGACCTTAATGCCGAAGAATCCGAGCTTATGATTCTGATTGGCAAGATGAAGCAGGAAGGGCGCGAGGCTGAACTTCTACAGATTTTGCGCGAAGTACAAAGCGAAGACGACAAATAA
- a CDS encoding tyrosine-protein phosphatase yields MANLFKQKYIAMQETWRDNGITSKKQRILVHLDAIFGDHAFFRVFWTNLNRLSDNAWRCNQPSPRQIKRLSKLGVTTIVNLRGPSRWGSYALEKEACAKYGIELVNHRMFSRRMPTFEELLKTKAMFESLNGVTAFHCKSGADRAGICSALYCLMVLKQPIEQAQKQLSIKYLHIKHSKTGRLDYFLDAYRQYNEVTPVDFLEWAEHHYDRDALQEKFHSNKWYDFIVDKVLRRE; encoded by the coding sequence ATGGCAAACCTTTTTAAGCAAAAATACATCGCGATGCAAGAAACTTGGCGCGATAACGGCATTACCAGTAAAAAACAACGAATTCTTGTCCATCTGGACGCTATTTTTGGCGATCATGCCTTCTTCCGAGTCTTCTGGACTAACCTAAATCGACTAAGTGATAACGCTTGGCGCTGTAACCAGCCCTCGCCAAGACAAATCAAGCGACTGTCTAAATTAGGTGTTACCACCATCGTCAACCTTAGAGGGCCAAGCCGATGGGGTTCTTACGCACTGGAAAAAGAAGCGTGCGCCAAATACGGTATCGAACTGGTAAACCACCGTATGTTTTCGCGCCGTATGCCAACATTTGAAGAGCTGCTAAAAACCAAAGCCATGTTTGAAAGCCTTAACGGCGTCACGGCTTTTCACTGTAAGTCAGGCGCCGACCGTGCAGGTATCTGCTCAGCGCTTTACTGCCTAATGGTGCTCAAGCAACCGATTGAGCAAGCGCAAAAACAATTAAGCATTAAGTATTTACACATCAAGCATTCTAAGACTGGCCGTCTAGATTATTTTTTAGACGCCTACCGTCAATATAATGAAGTCACACCGGTCGATTTTTTAGAGTGGGCTGAACATCATTACGATCGTGATGCGTTACAAGAAAAATTCCATAGTAATAAGTGGTACGACTTTATAGTCGATAAGGTATTACGCCGTGAGTAA
- a CDS encoding GNAT family N-acetyltransferase yields the protein MKIELDTLSDSGIADLLEKHLQDMHQYSPAESIHALDVEQLKQPGLTFWSARINNKVVGCGALYELSESEGEVKSMKVDSAHLRKGVAARLLEQIISEAHKRNYKKVYLETGSHEAFLAAVALYERFGFVECEPFAHYQEDPYSRFYLKQLS from the coding sequence ATGAAGATTGAACTCGACACACTTAGTGACTCAGGAATCGCTGACTTACTCGAAAAGCATCTTCAAGATATGCATCAATACTCACCTGCTGAAAGCATTCATGCACTGGATGTCGAACAATTAAAACAACCAGGGCTGACTTTTTGGTCGGCTCGAATAAATAATAAAGTGGTTGGTTGTGGCGCGTTATATGAACTTTCAGAAAGTGAAGGCGAGGTTAAATCGATGAAGGTCGATAGCGCTCATTTAAGGAAGGGGGTTGCAGCACGATTACTGGAACAAATTATTAGCGAGGCGCATAAACGTAATTATAAAAAAGTGTATTTAGAAACCGGATCTCACGAGGCATTTTTGGCTGCAGTCGCGTTGTATGAGCGGTTTGGTTTTGTTGAGTGTGAGCCTTTCGCACACTATCAAGAAGACCCTTACAGTCGATTTTATTTAAAGCAACTCAGTTGA
- a CDS encoding sulfite exporter TauE/SafE family protein — MFESFWVLVLAVSIAGLVRGYAGFGFAAIAVVGLNFTLAPQLSIPVVLALDVLCSAGLWRQARQQADIATFKLLTTGAVLGIPFGLLLLLLIDAQLLKLIICIIILVLAIALLFDAKPRNADKLRVKLGFGMASGMGTAGASVGGPMIVCYMLASPLTASAQRATMILFFIVSEGVSISVQLASGLASYEFFIYTISLLLPTLLAVRAGQWLFNKNPPKSLKHFALPIMALAAILGISASVQAIF; from the coding sequence TTGTTCGAATCGTTTTGGGTTTTAGTGTTAGCTGTTTCTATTGCAGGCCTTGTTCGCGGCTACGCGGGGTTTGGCTTTGCTGCGATTGCCGTGGTGGGGCTAAATTTTACATTAGCGCCACAACTGAGCATTCCCGTTGTCTTAGCATTGGATGTGCTATGCAGTGCAGGCCTGTGGCGACAAGCTCGGCAACAGGCTGATATTGCCACCTTTAAACTGTTAACGACTGGAGCCGTGCTCGGCATTCCCTTTGGTTTACTGCTGTTGCTATTGATCGATGCACAGCTGCTTAAACTCATTATTTGCATCATCATTCTGGTTCTCGCCATTGCGCTGTTGTTCGATGCCAAGCCTCGCAACGCTGATAAATTGCGAGTCAAACTTGGCTTTGGCATGGCCAGCGGTATGGGCACCGCTGGTGCTTCTGTCGGTGGGCCGATGATTGTTTGCTATATGTTAGCCAGCCCACTAACGGCCAGCGCTCAGCGGGCCACGATGATTTTATTCTTTATCGTCAGCGAAGGCGTTTCAATATCCGTGCAGCTTGCCAGCGGATTGGCCAGCTACGAATTTTTTATCTACACCATCAGCCTACTACTGCCAACGCTACTGGCGGTACGAGCTGGGCAATGGTTATTCAATAAAAATCCACCTAAATCTTTAAAACATTTTGCTCTACCGATCATGGCACTGGCCGCGATATTAGGCATCAGCGCCTCTGTACAGGCAATTTTTTAG
- a CDS encoding ABC transporter ATP-binding protein — MSNQYTATQLLSRLWRHFIRKHTAKLILAVMFMLLEGAAMYFFVYQLKPMFDTIFVAGNETQIWGVAFAICGVFIVRSFGSFIQRALIAQTGTLVVSDMQQKLTEHLLTMDMNFFNNNSPGGLIERVRGDTQALQAFASRTLVTLGRDLTTLIAMLIAAMQIDIWWTAIIFIGAPLLVFPLYLLQKLIRRQSRKAREASALLSTRLDEIFHGIKAIKLNNLAEHESHRFSKGIHQFTRRQLYSQYSNSAMLSVIELAAGAGFVAIIYFGGQQIISGEKTAGDFITFFVAIGLLLEPIRKLTSISGAIQGAVANLERIYYLFDKKPDPRPKPTDTNLSNPLGDICFDQVNFSYGDTEVLKQLSFIAPGGKTTAFVGQSGAGKSTLFNLLTALEIPHSGSISIGGQNILSLDAQQLREEMALVSQESALFDESIIDNIKLGDISAEEEQIFTASEVALVNEFANESSDGLETLAGPRGTNLSGGQRQRVIIARAMLRNAPILLLDEATSALDNQTERKIQQLLDDVSKQKTTLVIAHRLTTVMNADLIHVMHEGQVVESGTHEELMALNGQYKKLHATLEQ; from the coding sequence GTGAGTAATCAATACACAGCAACTCAGTTACTCAGCCGACTTTGGCGTCACTTTATCCGCAAACACACCGCCAAGCTCATTTTAGCTGTGATGTTCATGCTGCTTGAAGGCGCGGCCATGTACTTCTTCGTTTACCAGTTAAAGCCTATGTTCGACACCATCTTTGTCGCCGGTAACGAAACCCAAATTTGGGGCGTAGCGTTTGCTATTTGCGGTGTCTTTATTGTGCGAAGTTTTGGCTCCTTCATTCAGCGTGCGCTCATTGCCCAAACTGGCACTCTAGTCGTGTCCGATATGCAGCAGAAGCTTACTGAGCACTTGCTGACTATGGATATGAACTTCTTTAATAACAACTCACCTGGTGGACTCATCGAAAGAGTCCGGGGTGATACACAAGCACTTCAAGCTTTTGCTAGCCGAACATTAGTCACGCTCGGCCGTGATTTAACCACCCTAATTGCCATGCTTATAGCCGCAATGCAAATTGATATTTGGTGGACGGCTATCATCTTTATTGGTGCCCCTTTATTAGTTTTCCCTTTGTATTTATTACAAAAGCTTATTCGTCGTCAGTCCCGTAAAGCGCGCGAAGCATCGGCGCTGTTATCGACTCGCCTCGATGAAATTTTTCATGGCATTAAGGCGATTAAATTAAACAACCTTGCTGAGCACGAATCACACCGCTTTAGTAAAGGCATACATCAGTTTACTCGCCGACAGCTTTACTCTCAATACAGTAACAGTGCCATGCTATCGGTCATTGAGCTAGCCGCAGGAGCAGGCTTTGTCGCCATCATTTACTTTGGTGGGCAGCAAATTATTTCTGGTGAAAAAACCGCGGGTGACTTCATTACTTTCTTTGTTGCCATCGGCTTGTTATTGGAACCAATACGTAAACTGACCAGTATTTCAGGTGCTATACAGGGTGCTGTTGCCAACTTAGAGCGAATCTATTATCTATTCGATAAAAAACCGGATCCGCGCCCAAAACCCACAGACACCAACCTAAGTAACCCATTAGGCGATATCTGCTTCGATCAGGTTAACTTCAGTTATGGTGATACCGAGGTGTTAAAGCAGCTTTCATTTATCGCCCCTGGCGGTAAAACAACAGCCTTTGTTGGTCAAAGCGGCGCTGGCAAATCAACCCTCTTTAACCTGCTAACCGCGCTAGAAATACCACACTCTGGCTCGATTAGTATTGGCGGCCAAAACATCTTGTCACTCGATGCCCAACAGCTACGCGAAGAAATGGCGCTTGTTAGCCAAGAATCGGCACTCTTTGATGAAAGCATTATCGACAACATCAAACTGGGGGATATCAGTGCTGAAGAGGAGCAAATCTTTACCGCCTCCGAAGTCGCATTAGTGAACGAATTCGCCAACGAATCCAGTGACGGTCTTGAGACCCTAGCAGGACCTCGCGGTACTAATTTATCCGGCGGTCAACGCCAGCGTGTCATTATTGCTCGTGCAATGTTGCGTAATGCGCCAATACTATTGCTTGATGAAGCGACATCGGCGCTCGACAACCAGACCGAGCGAAAAATTCAGCAACTGCTAGACGATGTTTCAAAACAGAAAACAACATTGGTGATTGCTCATCGCTTAACTACGGTTATGAACGCTGACCTCATCCACGTTATGCATGAAGGCCAAGTAGTCGAAAGTGGTACCCATGAAGAACTCATGGCTCTGAATGGCCAATACAAAAAACTACACGCAACATTAGAGCAATAA
- a CDS encoding LysR substrate-binding domain-containing protein, which yields MDNVLPLKALQAFESAGRTGSFQRAAGELGVTPSAISHQIKSLEEYLGFELFERKARQVVLTPLGDAYLETVAQSFLQLDIATSRLQQGYATGKLTVAMPALLLQQYVMPKLFYFTEKHPELEIELISADEESDYDGADVAIRLAQDSRKDNDFLLSRSAELTAVCAPELLEREFIMAAPQLLQCRLLYCHDGLDYWRRWFNIQGIDFFPAQGSMNFSTETAVLQAALEGVGVALIDLRFVQRELAQGLLMAPVDISLHLPQNYSVTFSRAAQLKPAVDAFYRWLKAL from the coding sequence ATGGATAATGTACTTCCGTTAAAGGCGTTACAGGCTTTTGAATCTGCTGGTCGTACCGGTAGTTTTCAGCGCGCAGCGGGTGAGTTGGGTGTTACGCCTTCGGCGATCAGTCATCAGATCAAAAGTTTAGAAGAATATCTAGGCTTTGAGCTGTTTGAGCGCAAAGCTCGTCAGGTGGTGTTAACTCCTTTAGGTGATGCTTACCTAGAAACGGTAGCCCAGTCTTTTTTACAACTGGATATTGCAACTAGCCGCCTGCAGCAAGGTTATGCCACAGGCAAATTAACCGTTGCTATGCCTGCGCTATTGTTGCAGCAGTACGTGATGCCTAAGTTATTTTACTTCACGGAAAAACATCCAGAGCTTGAAATTGAGTTGATCAGTGCTGATGAGGAGTCCGATTATGACGGCGCAGATGTTGCGATTCGATTGGCTCAGGATAGCCGTAAAGATAATGACTTTCTGCTGTCTAGATCGGCAGAATTAACCGCCGTTTGCGCGCCTGAACTGCTCGAGCGTGAATTTATAATGGCTGCACCGCAGCTACTTCAGTGTCGGTTACTCTATTGCCATGATGGCCTGGACTATTGGCGACGCTGGTTCAATATTCAGGGGATTGATTTTTTTCCTGCCCAAGGATCAATGAATTTTTCGACAGAAACGGCAGTTTTACAAGCCGCATTAGAAGGCGTCGGAGTTGCATTGATAGACCTGAGATTTGTGCAGCGAGAGTTGGCGCAAGGCTTATTGATGGCGCCGGTTGATATTAGTCTGCATTTGCCGCAAAACTATTCAGTGACGTTTAGCAGGGCCGCGCAGTTAAAACCCGCAGTGGATGCATTTTACCGTTGGTTAAAGGCCTTGTAG
- a CDS encoding phage integrase: protein MIKKTDKGYSVDVRPAGRNGRRFRKTFATRAEATVYERYIRENHSNPEPWETKTDKRRLSDLAQLWYEQHGQQLKSGAQRLSKLEYLIEIMGNPRADQFTQKDFANFRTERLKTVTANTVNHDQAYLRGMFNELKRLGEYHGPNPIDGIRSLKIDEPELGFLDSDRVKTLLDELDQSTSHAKVIARVCLATGARWGEASTLNANKVRAGKVHFSATKSGKNRSIPISNDLEAMIKENLPIVDGLNTFKRTIDKLGWQLPKGQSTHILRHTFASHFMMNGGNILTLQRVLGHSSLTMTMRYAHLAPEHLSEVLELNPLS, encoded by the coding sequence ATGATCAAAAAGACAGACAAGGGCTATTCCGTTGACGTGCGACCAGCAGGCCGCAATGGGCGCAGATTCCGTAAAACCTTTGCCACACGGGCAGAGGCGACAGTATACGAGCGCTATATTCGCGAGAATCACAGCAACCCAGAACCATGGGAAACCAAAACCGACAAACGCCGGTTAAGTGATTTGGCGCAACTGTGGTACGAGCAGCACGGCCAGCAACTAAAAAGCGGTGCTCAGCGCTTAAGCAAGCTTGAATACCTTATCGAGATTATGGGCAACCCACGCGCCGACCAATTCACGCAAAAAGACTTTGCCAACTTCCGTACTGAACGGCTAAAAACGGTCACCGCCAACACGGTCAACCACGACCAAGCCTACTTACGCGGCATGTTTAACGAGTTAAAGCGCCTTGGTGAATACCACGGCCCTAACCCAATCGACGGTATCCGCAGCTTAAAAATTGACGAACCAGAACTGGGCTTTTTGGATTCAGACAGGGTTAAAACCTTACTTGATGAACTGGACCAGTCGACCAGCCATGCAAAAGTGATTGCCCGGGTGTGCTTGGCAACCGGTGCCCGATGGGGCGAAGCATCTACGCTGAATGCGAATAAGGTTAGAGCAGGGAAAGTACACTTTAGCGCTACTAAGAGCGGCAAAAATCGCAGCATTCCAATATCGAATGACCTGGAGGCGATGATTAAAGAAAATCTACCCATAGTAGACGGGCTTAATACTTTTAAGCGCACTATCGATAAGCTAGGCTGGCAACTACCAAAGGGCCAGAGCACACACATATTGCGCCACACGTTCGCATCACATTTTATGATGAACGGCGGCAATATACTGACTCTACAACGGGTTTTAGGCCATAGCTCGCTAACTATGACCATGAGATATGCGCATTTAGCGCCTGAGCATTTGAGTGAAGTGCTAGAATTGAATCCGCTTAGCTAG
- the serC gene encoding 3-phosphoserine/phosphohydroxythreonine transaminase: MTHDTHPALIGSLRSSAASIINFSPGPTSLPKAVEQQIADSFQNQPLTSLAMSHRAPEFIELLKSTIATTREVMQIPDDYEVLFTHAGGHGQFAAVPLNLCKETTDKACYVINGTWSARGAEEASRYCQVQTIDAKDPATGHYTRFPELTENNIDADAKYIYLCSNETVNGIELHRLPKRPKSRQHIPLVVDASSDFSTKPIDWHGDGVGVLFACASKNIGHPGVTMTIVRKDLLGKDKASPLCPGVFNYTTFSEAENLWNTPATFNIEVVGMVMNWLKQQGGIEQCEQRSIAKAKAIYDTIDQSNGFYGTPIKDKAIRSRMNVPFNVKNGDDAITEKFLIEAWELGMVGLRTLTPFGVGDYLRASIYNGITLTDVETLVSFMKRFAQENS, from the coding sequence ATGACTCACGATACTCATCCCGCACTCATCGGTTCCCTTCGCTCTAGCGCAGCTTCGATTATCAACTTTAGTCCCGGCCCAACTTCGTTACCAAAAGCCGTTGAACAACAGATTGCCGACAGCTTTCAAAACCAGCCCTTAACATCACTGGCGATGTCGCATCGTGCTCCAGAATTTATTGAACTACTAAAAAGCACCATTGCAACCACCCGCGAGGTGATGCAAATCCCTGATGATTACGAGGTGTTATTTACTCACGCAGGCGGTCACGGTCAGTTTGCAGCGGTACCACTTAATCTATGCAAAGAAACAACCGACAAGGCCTGTTACGTTATCAACGGCACCTGGTCTGCTCGCGGCGCCGAAGAAGCCAGTCGTTATTGCCAAGTACAAACCATTGATGCAAAAGATCCAGCAACTGGGCATTACACCCGCTTTCCTGAATTGACTGAAAATAACATCGATGCCGATGCTAAATATATTTATCTTTGCTCCAACGAAACGGTCAATGGCATTGAGTTGCATCGTTTACCTAAGCGACCAAAATCTCGACAGCACATTCCTTTAGTGGTTGATGCCAGTTCCGACTTTTCAACCAAACCGATTGATTGGCACGGCGATGGCGTCGGTGTTCTCTTTGCTTGCGCATCAAAAAATATCGGCCACCCAGGCGTTACCATGACCATTGTGCGTAAGGATTTATTGGGTAAGGATAAGGCTTCACCACTTTGTCCTGGCGTGTTTAATTACACCACCTTTAGCGAAGCAGAAAACCTATGGAATACACCGGCCACTTTTAATATTGAAGTGGTTGGCATGGTTATGAATTGGCTAAAACAGCAAGGCGGCATTGAACAATGCGAGCAACGCTCTATCGCTAAAGCTAAAGCAATTTACGACACCATCGATCAGTCCAATGGCTTTTATGGCACTCCAATCAAAGATAAAGCGATTCGCAGCCGAATGAACGTACCATTCAATGTGAAAAATGGCGATGACGCGATCACCGAAAAATTCCTGATCGAAGCTTGGGAACTCGGCATGGTCGGTTTAAGAACCTTAACACCTTTTGGTGTGGGCGATTATCTACGCGCCAGTATTTATAACGGTATTACCCTAACCGATGTTGAAACTTTAGTTTCATTCATGAAGCGCTTTGCACAAGAAAACAGCTAA
- a CDS encoding ABC transporter permease subunit, translating to MTNSIDKETNQPKAPSFFAKLMHRLAKQKAAPTGSYYGEPGAGNSLYISITTVVVLLLIWTGVTEAGLIKPLFLPSPIDVIARLGDVYRDGFAGATLAQHMGASFSRIFGSFFLACITGIPLGIAIGCSRIFRGIFDPIIEFYRPLPPLAYLPLVIIWMGIDESSKIMLIYLAMLAPIVLSTRAGVGSVRIEQIQVAYSMGANRWQVISQIITRGAMPDIMTGMRIAIGFGWTTLVAAEMVAAERGIGFMVLNASEFLVTDVVIAGILIIGIIAFGFDMLMRYLESKFIPWKGQN from the coding sequence ATGACCAACTCAATCGATAAAGAAACGAATCAACCTAAAGCGCCGAGCTTTTTTGCAAAGCTGATGCACCGCTTAGCAAAACAGAAAGCTGCACCGACTGGCAGTTATTATGGTGAACCAGGTGCTGGCAACAGTCTGTATATTTCAATTACAACAGTGGTTGTTCTGTTGTTAATTTGGACAGGCGTCACCGAGGCAGGTTTAATCAAACCGCTATTTTTACCTTCCCCTATCGATGTTATTGCGCGGTTGGGTGATGTCTACCGTGATGGCTTTGCCGGTGCGACCTTGGCTCAGCATATGGGTGCCAGTTTTAGTCGTATATTTGGCTCGTTTTTCTTAGCCTGTATTACGGGAATACCGCTAGGTATTGCCATTGGTTGCAGCCGAATTTTCCGTGGCATTTTTGATCCAATTATCGAATTTTATCGCCCACTACCACCGCTGGCCTATTTACCGTTGGTGATTATTTGGATGGGTATCGACGAAAGCAGTAAGATCATGCTGATCTATTTAGCCATGCTCGCGCCGATAGTTTTAAGTACGCGGGCAGGTGTTGGCTCTGTACGCATCGAGCAAATCCAAGTGGCCTATTCAATGGGCGCTAACCGCTGGCAAGTAATTAGCCAGATCATTACTCGCGGTGCGATGCCAGACATTATGACTGGTATGCGTATTGCGATTGGTTTTGGTTGGACCACGCTGGTTGCCGCAGAAATGGTTGCAGCAGAACGAGGTATTGGCTTTATGGTATTGAACGCCTCAGAATTTTTGGTCACCGATGTGGTGATTGCCGGTATTTTAATTATTGGTATCATTGCTTTTGGCTTTGATATGTTGATGCGTTATCTGGAAAGCAAATTCATTCCTTGGAAAGGTCAGAATTAA
- a CDS encoding taurine ABC transporter ATP-binding protein, with translation MNRLQIKDVSVVYPAAQGGDPVTALSDVNLTINQGDLVVALGASGCGKTTLLNLIAGFISPTDGYLTLGDSTVEGYPRVTVGFDIGDEVTGPGKDRGVVFQKHALLPWLNVIENTEFGLKLQGVDKATRRTRAAEYLKLVGLEDFHNHKTYQLSGGMQQRVGIARALTNDPQMLLLDEPLGALDALTRESLQELLLDVWNETNKMMFFITHSVDEALLLATRLIVMSPRPGRITHEFELDFNRQFLESRDARQVKSNPEFIAMKEKVLEIIHGDEEQAESNV, from the coding sequence ATGAATAGACTCCAAATTAAAGATGTATCGGTTGTCTATCCTGCAGCACAAGGCGGTGACCCAGTCACCGCCTTATCTGATGTTAATCTAACCATTAATCAGGGTGACTTGGTTGTGGCGTTAGGTGCATCGGGCTGCGGGAAGACAACACTGTTAAACCTGATTGCAGGTTTTATTTCGCCAACTGATGGTTATTTAACGCTGGGTGACAGCACGGTTGAAGGTTATCCACGAGTGACCGTAGGCTTCGATATTGGCGATGAAGTGACAGGCCCAGGCAAAGACCGAGGAGTAGTTTTCCAAAAGCATGCTTTGCTGCCTTGGTTGAATGTTATTGAAAACACAGAATTTGGTTTAAAGCTGCAAGGTGTTGATAAGGCCACTCGCCGAACACGAGCAGCAGAATATCTTAAGTTGGTTGGTTTAGAAGATTTTCATAATCATAAAACCTACCAGCTTTCAGGCGGAATGCAGCAACGTGTCGGGATTGCTCGTGCATTGACGAACGACCCGCAAATGTTATTGCTGGATGAACCGCTCGGCGCACTCGACGCGCTCACTCGAGAATCGTTACAAGAGCTGTTGCTCGATGTTTGGAACGAAACCAATAAGATGATGTTCTTTATCACTCACAGCGTTGATGAAGCCTTGTTGTTGGCAACGCGTCTTATTGTTATGTCTCCACGCCCAGGGCGAATTACCCACGAATTTGAACTCGACTTTAACCGTCAGTTTTTAGAATCGCGCGATGCTCGCCAAGTGAAGTCGAATCCAGAATTTATTGCGATGAAAGAAAAGGTACTAGAAATCATTCATGGTGATGAAGAACAGGCGGAGTCGAATGTATGA